A section of the Hemibagrus wyckioides isolate EC202008001 linkage group LG04, SWU_Hwy_1.0, whole genome shotgun sequence genome encodes:
- the gpib gene encoding glucose-6-phosphate isomerase b, with translation MGLSSDPNFQKLQQWYTANGHSLNMRQMFEADQQRFNKFSLTLKTDEGDVLLDYSKNLISEDVMKMLMELAKSRGVETARDRMFSGEKINFTEGRAVLHVALRNRSNTPINVDGKDVMPEVNKVLEKMKGFCHKVRSGEWKGYTGKSITDVVNIGIGGSDLGPLMVTEALKPYSKGGPRVWFVSNIDGTHIAKTLAELNAETTLFIIASKTFTTQETITNAESAKEWFLQAAKDKSAVAKHFVALSTNEAKVKDFGIDTENMFEFWDWVGGRYSLWSAIGLSIALHIGFENFEKLLAGAHCMDTHFRTAPLDQNAPVLLAMLGIWYINFFQAETHCLLPYDQYMHRFAAYFQQGDMESNGKYITNHGTRVNYHTGPIVWGEPGTNGQHAFYQLIHQGTRMVPADFLIPAQTQHPIRNNVHHKILIANFLAQTEALMKGKTTEEAKKELEAGGMSGEKLEKILPHKVFQGNKPTNSIIFKKLTPFTLGVLIAMYEHKIFIQGVMWEINSFDQWGVELGKQLAKKIEPELQDTAEVSSHDSSTNGLINFIKKNFA, from the exons ATGGGACTCAGCAGCGACCCAAACTTCCAGAAACTCCAGCAATGGTACACAGCCAACGGTCACAGCCTCAACATGAGGCAGATGTTCGAGGCTGACCAGCAGAGGTTCAACAAGTTCAG CCTAACGCTGAAAACCGATGAAGGTGATGTTCTCCTGGATTACTCCAAGAACCTGATCAGTGAGGATGTTATGAAGATGTTGATGGAGCTG GCGAAGTCCAGAGGTGTGGAGACGGCACGTGACAGGATGTTCTCCGGAGAGAAGATAAACTTCACCGAG GGTCGTGCCGTGCTCCATGTGGCGCTGCGGAACCGCTCCAACACTCCCATCAACGTGGACGGGAAAGACGTCATGCCTGAGGTCAACAAGGTCCTGGAGAAGATGAAGGGGTTTTGTCAC AAAGTCCGCAGCGGAGAGTGGAAAGGCTACACCGGGAAATCCATCACTGATGTCGTGAACATAGGCATCGGCGGCTCTGATCTG GGTCCTCTGATGGTGACTGAGGCGCTGAAGCCGTACTCCAAAGGCGGACCACGTGTCTGGTTTGTGTCCAACATCGATGGTACGCACATCGCCAAGACACTGGCAGAGCTCAATGCCGAGACCACGCTCTTCATCATCGCCTCAAAG ACCTTCACCACTCAAGAGACCATCACCAACGCTGAGTCGGCCAAGGAGTGGTTCCTGCAGGCTGCCAAAGAT AAATCTGCTGTTGCTAAGCACTTTGTAGCCCTGTCTACCAATGAG GCCAAAGTCAAGGACTTCGGCATTGACACGGAGAACATGTTTGAGTTCTGggat TGGGTTGGAGGACGCTACTCCTTATGGTCTGCGATCGGGCTATCCATCGCTTTGCATATCG GCTTTGAGAACTTTGAAAAGCTCCTAGCAGGAGCTCACTGTATG GACACTCACTTCCGCACAGCTCCGCTGGACCAGAATGCACCAGTTCTACTGGCCATGCTGGGTATCTGGTACATCAACTTCTTCCAGGCAGAGACTCACTGTCTGCTGCCCTACGACCAGTACATGCACCGCTTCGCTGCCTACTTCCAGCAG GGTGACATGGAGTCGAATGGGAAGTACATCACCAACCACGGCACACGTGTAAACTACCATACAGGACCCATCGTATGGGGGGAGCCTGGAACGAACGGACAACACGCCTTCTACCAGCTTATTCACCAAG GAACCCGTATGGTCCCTGCTGATTTCCTTATCCCTGCTCAGACTCAGCATCCAATCAGAAACAACGTGCACCATAAG aTCCTGATTGCTAACTTCCTGGCCCAAACCGAAGCTCTGATGAAAGGAAAGACGACAGAGGAGGCGAAGAAGGAGCTAGAGGCTGGTGGAATGAGTGGAGAGAAACTGGAGAAGATCCTTCCCCATAAA GTATTCCAAggaaacaaaccaacaaactcTATCATCTTCAAAAAGCTGACACCGTTCACCCTGGGAGTTCTTATCG CAATGTATGAACACAAGATCTTCATCCAGGGGGTCATGTGGGAGATCAACAGCTTTGACCAGTGGGG tgtggaacTTGGGAAACAGCTGGCCAAGAAGATCGAGCCTGAGCTGCAGGACACGGCTGAGGTCAGCTCCCATGACTCCTCTACGAATGGCCTCATCAATTTCATCAAGAAGAACTTtgcttga